The following is a genomic window from Amaranthus tricolor cultivar Red isolate AtriRed21 chromosome 10, ASM2621246v1, whole genome shotgun sequence.
TTCGCATTTCACCTATTGACAtgtgtttttagtttttacccACAATATTCTGATGAGCATGTGGACATTTAACACTTGATTTCTTAGGTTTGTGATTTTCAGTACCTTTAGGCTTTTAAATAATGATTTCTAGCTTCTCTAAAACCATAGAAATTGCTGAATCAGTTAAAATATGGTagaatgaaaaatcaaatggtGTGTCATTGTTGTATGTGAGATTTTGACTCTACACATGATTGCACTctgatattttattatattaaaaatgggttgtttctgttttgaaatttgtCTCTTGATTATGCTTCCTGTTTActactatatttttcaattgattatttaatatttaagagtaaaaatatttttcctttttaactTTATATTGTTCGACTGTTCGTGCTCTTGGTTTAGGTAATGCATTAAAGCATCCTGAGGTCAAAATCAATGAAACTCTTGACGTCGTTGAAGATGATTAATGGAGCTTGaagtttcaacttataaattttaatcgCTTGCTTTTAGTTTATGGAATTATGAGTTTATGGAATTATGGTAGTATTTCAATTAACTAATGgttgtattttaatagtttatgactaattaagttAAGTATTAATAGAGATTTagtatttgaattatatatataaaaaattttaaaagaaataaggaaaaaaaaaagtttttaacaaaATCGGGTATCCGGTATCCGATCCGGTTtaaatcgggtacccggttaaACCGGATTGTATCCGGAACAGAATTTTAAGTATTTcggaaccgggtcgacccgaTTGAAACTAAATTGAATTGGATTGAAACTAAATGGGAAAGAAAGTGCTCagtttattttcaaataaaaaataaagtaaaatgagtgatataattattaaaaaaaataataataaataaataaaaaataaaaataaataaaaacaatttgaaTTGGATTTTAACCTTTGAGGTAGTATATTTTCTTGTATGAATTTAGTGTGTGCACTAAGTTTAACATATGTTAGGATTGTGGATAAGAAATGTGAGCTAATAAAACAGAGAATGGGGGAGTGATACACAATTAATTAGTATATACTAcgtttatattaaattttgtcTTAAATGAAAGTtgataatttatgaaaattctaaATCACGCTAGTAGGTAATGAAATGCTTGTGATAAGGTATGTTTTCATCaccaataaatataattaattccctttttcttttttttgataaaaattctCTATCTTACCATCAAttcaaaagattaaaaaactTCTTTATGATCTCATCGGTAAACTCATCACTCAAGAACTTATCCTTAATTAAGATGATGAGCTTCCCTCTACAACAAAAACAACGCTTTAGGTCCAAAAGGAAGGAGGAGCCCTCAGATGATGAAAACAACGATGATTATGATGAAAAGGATCCTTTCACAAAAAAGAAATTCTTTTcacaaaaaagaaaagaagatccTCGTTCCTTAAGAAACCACAAATATAAAGTTTTCTGACCATGAAAAAGAAAACCTAATATGCTTATTTACTTGCTTTGCATGTGATTCTACATATCATTCTACCAAGGACTTTTGCAATAAGAAAAAGAAGCCACGCAAAAAGAAATGCTATACAACCCATTGAGGTTACTATTAAAAATGTGGTTATAAGACCTTAGAATGTTGTAGTTAATATTCTACATAGTATATTCGAACAAGAGaagaaataaaattttgaagtaaatttttgaaatagggtatttgcaaaaataaaacaagttttcttAAGATTTACAACATAAACTAGGTTTTCTTCAGGATTCTAAATCAAAATTTGTTTCTTAAGATGCAATTTCTGAAGAGAATCTTAATGTTAGGATCTATATCCTAGAGACTACTCATGTTCAAAATATTAGAATCATAACAAACAATAATGTTTCTTTAAAATATAAGCTTATTTCTAAGCGATTCTTTGAATAAATTGGATAATGAGTAAATATTATTGATTCATAAATGTCATAAGCAATATGATTTACTTgtcaaattttctcattttgAGTCAAATCTTGAGGTAATGATTTTAGGATCTCATTAATCTTCTCTAAACAAAAGTTGAATTGAATTTAATCCAAACTATCCTAATAACACCAAGACTACTTTTGCAAAGGCAAGATCTAGATGGAAAGCACCAACATGCTTCTACAATTGTTTGTTGTCAAATGGGACTTAAGGGTGTTCATTCGGCTCATCGGGTTGATTTTGGGTTAGGTATTTCATGTTGTTTTGACGTTTGGTCAAATTGAGTTCGGTTACAAGGTCGAGtgcaaagttgttaaaatcgggATACTACTTAGAATCCTTTAGACCTGTAGAATTGAATCATAGGATGGTAAGATTCTATAATAAACTTGAATTTGCAATCTAGTCATAATTATTCAACTCAAaagtttaaatatattaataaattttcattcttttcattttgaagaatagaaaaatatttaataattagtttaaatctttttattttttaaaaattatgataatggATCATTAaaggataagaaaaattaatgaaaggtgttaaaaattaaaatcattaaatGATTTGTGCTTTTTGCTGTGCTCATATATTGCTTCCCATTAAAAGCTGCTGAGAATTGTGCAAAAATATGTGCACTGACCTCCTTCACTGTATATATTCATTAGTAGTAAGAGCTACAGAAATTTATTCATATTCATTCAATagtaatttattcaaaataattcaatacacttttgttcataattaCTTCCAATTACATTGCTTTCAATTACTCATTACTTCTTAATACTAGTTGCAAATTAGTACATTGCTTCCAATTTCATTGAATATACTACAACTTCTTCAAcaattaattttaagaaattccTAAGTAAGAAAAAATACAGTCACAAAACATATGAACCAAGAGAACAAAAGCATATAATTCCTAAAGCCTTCACTGTGCCATTGAGCTTTGCATTTTCCACTTTAAGTGAGTTAACAACCTCTTCCATGGTCCTCTTGTTATGctttaatttctgaattttgtcAACTAATGCTCCAATTTCAAATTCTAATTGTTCATGCTTGTCGATCTGGTTAATTGATTTGTCAACATCAACTTCCCACATAAAAAACTTGCAATTGGTATCCTAGCACAACCATACAAATACTAAATCAGAATTGCTTTATTTTGAGtgaaaaaatgaaattgaaaaaaattttcaGAATTTGGAGCACTTACAGGCCAATTAGCAAAACCATAGAATTTGTTTCCTGGCCTACTACCTCGTTTTGCAATCCTCAATTGCGCAGGAAGACCATGGTAGCATGTCAAGCTTCCACCACAAAGTGCACCCCTAGATTTGGGATTAGGGTTTGAAAActtagaagaagaagatgaattcATTGAGTCTTAAAAGGATGAAGCTTTTAGAGCTCCAACATGAGTTAGGTTTTTTCATGAGAGTTTTAGGGTTTGATAATGgaggaagaatgaatgaagaagaagaaggagtttaatgaagatgaaggacattttattattttgaatagcTGACTTAAAAAAAGGTAAAAGAAAATGACCAAGCACCCTGCAGTAGCTGGTTATTGTGGAGGgggggtctgttttgaacaaatttgaaggatagttgggattattaaaataattgatagttgggattatttttggccaacgggtgatagttgggattattcttagcaaattttccaaaaagaaatgTGCAAGAAATGAATAGGTTAAAAATGGATGAAGTTTAATGATGGATAAAAATGAGTAGGAAAAAGGAATAGATACAGTACTATACCGACAGCTAGATCCATACAAAACCCAAGTTGGTAAATCATGCCTAGTGCGCTACAAATCCACAATCTCATAAATCTACAAGAATGCACGGTAGAGGCTCAATAATTACTCATGGGTTTAAAACATGTCCAAGAATACCCAAAGGCGGTGCCAAAAACCAAATCTTGCTTGACTATTGTATGGAAAACTCAAAGGTTCACTGGTTTGTAAGtcacaaattttagaaaaaatagtTTAAGTTCGCTAAAGTACCATACACAAGTCAAAAATGTGGCCCTAAATGGTATACAAGACAGCTATTCATAGATCCAAAGTGTGTATAAGTGTTGATCAACTACAAAAAGCATgaaaaaaatttacactacaatcACGATATAATATAGATAACatgaatcaactaggccaagtGTTAGCTCAACACCTCCCCCAAGCCGAACTGAGTAGTGTCCTCAATGCGATAAAGGCTCGAAGAAGGTGagagaaaaagtgaaaaatctaatgtaaaatttataaaaaaccaTTTCATAGCTTACTCAATCTGATCGAGCAGGCTCAAATTTAGcggattttttttggttatctTCGTATTTTTCCTCAGTACGCTTGAGAATGTGTTTCTTGACCTCTGCGACACTcgtttttgttgttttctttcTATTGCGCACATTCCAAAACCATTTCATAATCAACTCACCTTGATTCCTGCATCCAAAAGCTTAGCACAAGCATGCTACTCAACAATACAAACTAAAActtgaaaatttaattaaaaagtaaaaactcaAACCAATGTTGGGTTGCTTTCCAACTAGCGCTTCTTTTGGGTCATTAGCTAGACCTTTTCCAGTAATAGCTTTGCAGACTTCGAAGGAGATTGTCAAACTCACTCCCAACACAAGAATGATTTAAGTAATAACAAATAGAGAGAAATAAAGACAAATATCTCAATGAAATAAAATAGATATAGAAAAATGGCTTATCATTACATGATGAAAAGCCAAAGAAAAACTAGACTAAGGGACGGAAGGGGAAATCAGTTGGAATACGTCAACATATATCAATGTAGGCGAATCTATATCCAACTAAGGGTAAAGCTTTATGACCATTGAAAGGAGCATGAAACGAACCAAACAGAGGTATTATGGGGTGATCACAATGCATGATGCTTAGAGTCTCACTAGAAAGAGTGTTATATGTATGCACATATGACTCCTTATTAATAGGCACATTAATTGTGTTATCACAATGCTCATTCACAAACAACATGCTTACATGGCATGAAAACAAGAGACTCATTATTATAAGGCAAACAAGGTGTCACAGCAATAGGCTCACAATGATAGGGCATAGGGCTACAAAGCTCATCATTTATGCCATCAAATGATGATTCCAAAAGAGCCTTATCTATGGAGGAGTAAGATTGGTTAAGAACTTTCCTTAACTGCATACAAAATTCCTTAAaatcttcattttcataaatcaaatcatcatcatcagactcCTCGAAGGATGGATAGGGACAAGGGTAAGAAAAGGGTAAAACGGTGGACCCGTTAAGGTAACTAGGATTCGCATTTTCTACACTATACTCACTAACCAAGTCATAACTTCCATATGAATTTTTCCCAATATATTCATCCTTCAGTGCTAAACATGAAGTACTGGCCTCCAAATGATCAAGAAAGGTTGTATGATTCATATTGAGAGAAGGGAGAGTATGTGCCGTTTCTTGTTCATAGGTTTCCTTTGCCAACCATTCAAAAAATTCCCAAGCTCTTTCTATTGGTTGGTCTAGGAACTCAAAGTTATACATGATCTTGACTTGATGCCTAGTCTCATTATTTAAACGATCAtacattatttttcatatattcCACATTTAAAGGACATGGTCATGTGGGAGGGAGTCACCAAACCTCCAATAATACCTCCAAAACGCTTCAGGTTTAAACTGGCGACACAACAAGCTAGTCATAAGTGTCACACAAAGAACCAACTAACTAAGAAAAACCATCAATATAAGATCATTACTCCCTGGCAATGGCGCTAAAAACTTGATtgggactttacgtccttcaatagtaataccgcaagtgcacagCGTAtagcgtagtacgtcggcaagtatGGGCCGAATCCACAGGGAGTGGGGTGTATATCGAGGGATTCACTAGTGGAAGAAaactcatttgctgcggttttttggtcattatttgttgcggttttggccccaagcaatagtgatagcagcaaatgacctaatttaaatgctgcggttaaaaaccgcagcaaaaaagggctttatttgctgcggtcaactccaaaaccgcagcaaataagtggcattatttgctgcggtcagcccccaaaacagtagcaaataatggcacttatttgctgcggttttgtgggttgaccgcagcaaataactattttttttcttttttcattttattctaataataatccaatagtAATGTAGAATGTAATAATAacgattaatccaataataatccaatgataatcacaaataatcaccaataatctctttgtaataaaaaactctcgataatattatatgatatgtacgtacatatatatatacaataatatatattaaagtcctaaaaaatctatactaattacaatttatcaaggacaaaaatttagcaagatacgcgacaaCCTTGTCTTTTAATtagcgcatctctccacttctcagagggcgtgtttccctcggaatgtcgtataaaacctataatataatataaaattaaaagattaataaacattagattttaccaataataataataataatttaagaacgtaacaaatacttacggcatctatgttgTCGACACCAACCtgcttcacggattttaagatatcgtccatgtatttgagagtgtagtagccgcaatcaacggaattagaaggttgtcgaaagcaataagagaaaatagatgtttgtgccaaagaagcataaaaacgcataaaatcgcaacttaatacgtaatttctagcatacgattatgattttcaattctaaccacttcaacacaataatatagaccaaatagtgttgtgtgacaagtttcgcagaaaacaaaccaagtttgagctagttcatgcgcaaaagtgccaaaaatgcttaaaaacgcataaaaatacaacttaacgcctaatttctaccatatgacaatgattttcaattctaaccacttcaataaaataatatataccaaataatgttgtatgccaagtttcgtgcaaatcaaaccaagtttgagctactttatgagcaaaagtgccaaaaacgcttaaaaacgcataaaatcgcaacttaacacgtaatttctagtatacgacaatgaatttcaattctaaccacttcaacacaataatatataccaaatagtgttgtgtgccaagtttcgtgcaaaacataccaagtttgagctactttatgcgcaaaagtgccaaaaacggttaaaaacccttaaaatcgcaacttaacacctaatttctaccatatgaaaatgattttcaattctaaccacttcaacacaataatatacaccaaatagggttgtgtgacaagtttcgcgcaaaacaaaccaagtttgagctagttcatgcgcaaaagtgccaaaaatgcttaaaaacgcataaaaattaatacaacttaacgcctaatttttaccatatgacaatgattttcaattctaaccacttcaatacaataatatataccaaataatgttgtatgccaagtttcgtgcaaatcaaaccaagtttgagctactttatgagcaaaagtgccaaaaacgcttaaaaacgcataaaatcgcaacttaacacgtaatttctagtatacgacaatgaatttcaattctaaccacttcaacacaataatatataccaaatagtgttgtgtgccaagtttcgtgcaaaacataccaagtttgcgctactttatgcgcaaaagtgccaaaaacggttaaaaacccttaaaatcgcaacttaacacctaatttctaccatatgacaatgattttcaattctaaccacttcaacacaataatatacaccaaatagtgttgtgtgacaagtttcgcgcaaaacaaaccaagtttgagctagttcatgcgcaaaagtgccaaaaatgcttaaaaacgcataaaaataaatacaacttaacgcctaatttctaccatatgacaatgattttcaattctaaccacttcaatacaataatatataccaaataatgttgtatgccaagtttcgtgcaaatcaaaccaagtttgagctactttatgagcaaaagtgccaaaaacgcttaaaaacgcataaaatcgcaacttaacacgtaatttctagtatacgacaatgaatttaaattctaaccacttcaacacaataatatataccaaatagtgttgtgtgccaagtttcgtgcaaaacataccaagtttgcgctactttatgcgcaaaagtgccaaaaacggttaaaaacccttaaaatcgcaacttaacacctaatttctaccatatgacaatgattttcaattctaaccacttcaacacaataatatacaccaaatagtgttgtgtgacaagtttcgcgcaaaacaaaccaagtttgagctagttcatgcgcaaaagtgccaaaaatgcttaaaaacgcataaaaattaatacaacttaacgcctaatttctaccatatgacaatgattttcaattctaaccacttcaatacaataatatataccaaataatgttgtatgccaagtttcgtgcaaatcaaaacaagtttgagctgctttatgagcaaaagtgccaaaacgcttaaaaacgcataaaatcgcaacttaac
Proteins encoded in this region:
- the LOC130825981 gene encoding uncharacterized protein LOC130825981; this encodes MNSSSSSKFSNPNPKSRGALCGGSLTCYHGLPAQLRIAKRGSRPGNKFYGFANWPDTNCKFFMWEVDVDKSINQIDKHEQLEFEIGALVDKIQKLKHNKRTMEEVVNSLKVENAKLNGTVKALGIICFCSLGSYVL